From one Spiroplasma endosymbiont of Panorpa germanica genomic stretch:
- a CDS encoding Pr6Pr family membrane protein, with protein MNHKTFKICYKLIFGINGICILLWGYISGMLNTEMIQNSYRGDYQYFTEEFITTYTFLSNILVLTWLIYSGIFHSRENKNKYQSQGFATAISCYISVTFIVYNFVLIPVEGWPSSAADQAITIIDHMVNPIVMVVYLVFLMENKTKINLKEFFIKKFIWVWAGTLAYCVFAMLRGELRVNSDPNFEGRYYPYFFLDVHSGLGVLWFLMAFVSITGMLIGFSFLYNYASNQMIEKDYYKAWSGLEVEKTNKADKVEKVAAKKTPKKTAVKE; from the coding sequence ATGAATCATAAAACTTTTAAAATTTGTTATAAACTGATTTTTGGTATTAATGGTATTTGTATTTTGCTTTGAGGTTACATTTCAGGAATGTTAAATACTGAAATGATTCAAAATAGCTATCGTGGCGATTACCAATACTTCACCGAAGAATTCATAACAACTTACACGTTTTTATCAAATATCTTAGTCTTGACTTGACTAATTTATTCAGGAATCTTTCATAGTAGAGAAAATAAAAACAAATATCAATCTCAGGGATTTGCAACAGCAATTTCTTGTTATATATCAGTAACGTTTATCGTTTACAACTTTGTATTAATTCCAGTAGAGGGTTGACCAAGTTCAGCCGCTGATCAAGCAATTACAATTATCGACCATATGGTAAATCCAATTGTAATGGTAGTATACTTAGTATTCTTAATGGAAAATAAAACTAAAATTAATTTAAAAGAATTCTTTATCAAAAAATTTATTTGAGTTTGAGCAGGAACTCTTGCTTACTGTGTATTTGCAATGTTAAGAGGAGAATTAAGAGTTAATTCTGATCCAAACTTTGAGGGTCGTTATTACCCATACTTCTTCTTGGATGTTCATTCGGGATTGGGAGTACTTTGATTCTTAATGGCATTTGTGTCAATTACAGGAATGCTGATCGGATTCTCATTCTTATACAACTACGCAAGTAATCAAATGATTGAAAAAGATTATTACAAAGCTTGAAGTGGTTTGGAAGTTGAGAAAACTAACAAAGCCGATAAAGTTGAAAAAGTAGCTGCTAAAAAAACGCCTAAAAAAACAGCTGTAAAAGAATAA
- a CDS encoding MurR/RpiR family transcriptional regulator — MILEQIYKYSKEIDTAKALISKAIIDEITNEKSFSLSVVQLADKSGCSQSTVSKYIKNDLEIESYRDLVSILNKEITRYFEDKYNSNNFEENSSAIVDDLTRTLKKLDSTKVKEAAQMIFSAEKICVAANGGNVALKSEIEHKLSQTGKFIMIGTDWHQQSININFMKKTDVLILISYSGDKFEMNKIMDKALEKGITIITLTGPFESKIKSKSTHNFQVESKDPKYRSFSFTARVCAFAIWEMIFKEFLSMDVITSDVIDAWKWEQSN, encoded by the coding sequence ATGATTTTAGAACAGATTTATAAATATAGTAAAGAAATAGATACTGCAAAAGCGCTGATTTCTAAAGCGATAATTGATGAAATTACAAATGAAAAGTCCTTTTCTTTATCAGTGGTTCAATTAGCTGACAAGAGCGGGTGTAGTCAATCAACTGTTTCCAAGTACATAAAAAACGATTTAGAAATTGAAAGTTATCGGGATTTGGTATCAATTCTAAATAAAGAAATTACTCGTTATTTTGAAGATAAATATAACAGTAATAATTTTGAGGAAAACTCTTCAGCGATAGTAGATGATTTAACACGAACATTGAAAAAATTGGATTCAACAAAGGTTAAAGAAGCGGCCCAAATGATATTTAGTGCAGAGAAAATTTGTGTTGCTGCCAATGGAGGGAATGTCGCTCTAAAATCTGAAATCGAACACAAATTATCACAAACTGGTAAATTTATTATGATAGGGACAGATTGACATCAACAATCCATAAATATTAATTTTATGAAAAAGACGGACGTGCTAATACTGATTTCTTATTCAGGTGATAAATTTGAGATGAATAAAATCATGGATAAAGCCTTAGAAAAAGGAATAACAATTATTACCTTAACTGGTCCTTTTGAATCAAAAATAAAAAGTAAATCAACTCATAATTTTCAAGTTGAATCAAAAGATCCTAAATATCGCTCATTTTCTTTCACAGCAAGAGTTTGTGCATTCGCTATATGAGAGATGATTTTTAAGGAATTTTTATCAATGGACGTAATTACAAGCGATGTTATTGACGCTTGAAAATGAGAACAAAGTAATTAG
- a CDS encoding M17 family metallopeptidase — MIFLNDKKQFELTLKAIKKSEVKNTLVNLDDESVTLISEEKTIYMVFDEIKGCTYKKISKALASFLKANKKDLNIDVDSFFKINESKIDGIFDAVVETAMFENHKIISYKEKTVDKPNINLICKADKSARFNETAIKMEFVNFTRDLQDTPPNIATSVTIADKIATKAKEIKGLKVTVLNKKQIEDLKMGLLLSVNAGSYVEPRVVVLEYIGDPKKEKIGLVGKGITFDSGGYSLKPSNFMEGMKFDMSGATIMLSSVMALAKAQAKTNVMAIGLFTDNRIGGHATLVESVITSMNGKTVEITNTDAEGRLVLADGITYAVREAKVDKIIDAATLTGAIVIALGKWQTGVFSTNDQWYDEVAKAAQAGHEPIWRQPLLEEHLKAMQCSPVADLANSEPGRNAGSSTAAAFLDSFAEGKPFVHLDIAGTADDGKRGTGVMVKTIFELLNK; from the coding sequence ATGATATTTTTAAATGACAAAAAACAGTTTGAGCTAACTCTAAAAGCTATTAAAAAAAGTGAAGTAAAAAACACTTTAGTAAATTTAGATGACGAATCAGTTACTTTAATTTCAGAAGAAAAAACTATTTATATGGTTTTTGATGAAATCAAAGGATGTACATATAAAAAGATAAGCAAAGCTTTAGCAAGCTTCTTAAAAGCTAATAAAAAAGATTTGAATATTGATGTGGACTCTTTTTTCAAAATTAACGAAAGTAAAATTGATGGAATTTTTGATGCAGTAGTTGAAACTGCAATGTTTGAAAATCACAAAATAATTTCTTACAAAGAAAAAACTGTGGATAAACCAAATATTAACTTAATTTGCAAAGCGGACAAATCAGCAAGATTTAATGAAACAGCTATTAAAATGGAATTTGTTAATTTCACCAGAGATTTACAAGATACTCCACCAAATATAGCAACAAGTGTAACTATAGCAGATAAAATTGCCACCAAAGCAAAAGAAATTAAAGGTCTAAAAGTTACTGTTTTAAACAAAAAACAAATTGAAGATTTGAAAATGGGTCTTTTACTTTCTGTTAATGCAGGAAGTTATGTGGAACCAAGAGTTGTTGTTTTAGAATATATTGGAGATCCTAAAAAAGAGAAAATTGGTCTTGTAGGAAAAGGTATTACTTTTGACTCAGGAGGTTATTCTTTAAAACCATCTAACTTTATGGAAGGTATGAAATTTGATATGTCGGGTGCCACAATCATGTTATCATCAGTAATGGCTTTAGCAAAAGCTCAAGCTAAAACTAATGTAATGGCAATTGGACTATTCACTGATAATAGAATTGGTGGTCACGCAACTTTAGTTGAATCTGTAATCACAAGTATGAACGGTAAAACTGTTGAAATCACAAACACAGATGCTGAAGGTAGATTAGTTTTAGCAGATGGAATTACTTATGCAGTTCGTGAAGCTAAAGTTGATAAAATTATCGATGCCGCTACTTTAACAGGAGCCATCGTAATAGCTTTAGGAAAATGACAAACAGGAGTTTTCTCAACTAATGACCAATGGTATGATGAAGTTGCCAAAGCAGCTCAAGCAGGTCATGAACCAATTTGAAGACAACCACTTTTAGAAGAGCACTTAAAAGCAATGCAATGTTCTCCAGTCGCTGACTTAGCAAACTCAGAACCAGGAAGAAATGCTGGAAGTTCAACTGCCGCTGCTTTCCTTGATTCATTTGCAGAAGGTAAACCATTTGTTCACTTAGATATCGCCGGAACAGCAGATGACGGTAAACGTGGCACAGGAGTAATGGTTAAAACAATTTTTGAACTATTAAATAAATAA
- the trxA gene encoding thioredoxin, with product MSKIQIKSLEEFNNLIADKKVLVDFYADWCGPCKMIAPILEEISNEQEETIIAKVDVDDLVDIAKNYEVMSIPTLILFDKGKLKERVTGFVPKNKILDLIK from the coding sequence ATGTCAAAAATACAGATAAAGTCTTTAGAAGAGTTTAATAATTTAATTGCAGATAAGAAAGTTTTGGTTGATTTCTATGCAGATTGATGTGGTCCATGTAAAATGATCGCCCCAATTTTAGAAGAAATTTCAAATGAACAAGAAGAAACTATAATAGCCAAAGTGGATGTTGATGATTTAGTTGATATTGCTAAGAATTATGAAGTGATGTCAATTCCAACTTTAATTTTATTTGATAAAGGTAAATTAAAAGAAAGGGTCACTGGTTTTGTTCCAAAAAATAAAATTCTGGACTTAATAAAATAG
- a CDS encoding lipoprotein — protein MKKLLASIASVSLLTTPVVNVVSCAWGDPNKKVELDLWDSQRYAEELSDLKYEIIDNGQSYKLTSEKVGLNITIKEHEMSEKRYALSNKSIRIDNVDINNYSDSDAVDYFAAFSVVESELPSKKDLSQDKYEEGYFKTTLGIVEAELIDANGTPQIGDPLFKKNFYFSFDEISVGSYMKIIFTNAELYFYREEHKYIYDEPKPVGELQEMLWEEVIARSLDLMTNNEKQRQEIESHFEKYLTIEMDETYDPLDWKGNENNDWYQALANKLVYSFNKKTFEVRWDLDVKTNQKVLNNSKN, from the coding sequence ATGAAAAAATTATTAGCATCAATTGCATCAGTTTCATTGTTAACAACTCCTGTTGTTAATGTTGTCTCTTGCGCCTGAGGAGATCCAAATAAAAAAGTGGAATTAGATTTATGAGATTCACAGAGATATGCAGAAGAATTAAGTGATTTGAAATATGAGATAATCGATAATGGTCAAAGTTATAAATTAACTTCTGAAAAAGTTGGATTAAATATCACAATCAAAGAGCATGAGATGTCTGAAAAAAGATATGCACTGTCAAATAAATCTATTAGAATTGATAATGTTGACATTAACAATTACAGCGATTCGGATGCAGTAGATTACTTCGCCGCATTCTCAGTAGTTGAATCAGAACTACCAAGTAAAAAGGACCTCTCTCAAGATAAATATGAGGAGGGTTATTTCAAAACTACACTTGGGATTGTTGAGGCAGAACTTATAGATGCAAATGGAACACCACAAATAGGTGATCCTTTGTTCAAAAAAAATTTCTATTTTTCCTTTGACGAGATATCGGTTGGTTCATACATGAAAATTATTTTTACCAACGCAGAATTATATTTTTATAGAGAAGAACATAAGTATATATATGATGAACCCAAACCAGTAGGAGAGTTACAAGAAATGCTTTGAGAAGAAGTTATCGCAAGAAGCCTTGATCTTATGACAAATAACGAAAAACAAAGGCAAGAAATTGAATCACATTTTGAAAAATATTTAACAATTGAGATGGATGAAACATATGATCCTTTAGACTGAAAAGGTAATGAAAACAATGATTGATATCAAGCATTAGCAAATAAGTTGGTATACTCATTTAACAAAAAAACTTTCGAGGTTCGATGAGATTTAGACGTTAAAACTAATCAAAAAGTATTGAATAATTCAAAAAACTAA
- a CDS encoding lipoprotein produces MKKLLASIASVSLLTTPVVNVVSCTWGDPNKKVELDLWDSQRYAEELSDLKYEIIENGESENQSYKLTSEKVGLNFTIKEQKRSGKRYELSNKSIRIDNVDINNYSDSDAVDYFAAFSVVESELPDSDDLYDDKYEETFSKRTLGLVEAELIDAEGVPQTENPLFKKNFYFAFGEVSVDWYIQNTLSHAESYFSKEEKRYIYQEPKPIEELQEMLWEEVITRSLDLMTNNEKQRQEIKSHFEKYLTIEMDKTYDPFDWKGNENRDWFQVLENHLVYSFNKKTFEVRWDLYVKTNQKELNNSKK; encoded by the coding sequence ATGAAAAAATTATTAGCATCAATTGCATCAGTTTCATTGCTAACAACTCCTGTTGTTAATGTTGTCTCGTGCACCTGAGGAGATCCAAATAAAAAAGTGGAATTAGATTTATGAGATTCACAGAGATATGCAGAAGAATTAAGTGATTTGAAATATGAGATAATCGAAAATGGTGAATCAGAAAATCAAAGTTACAAATTAACTTCTGAAAAAGTTGGATTAAATTTTACAATCAAAGAGCAGAAGAGGTCTGGAAAACGATATGAACTGTCAAATAAATCTATTAGAATTGATAATGTTGACATTAACAATTACAGCGATTCGGATGCAGTAGATTACTTCGCCGCATTTTCGGTAGTCGAATCAGAACTACCAGACTCAGATGACTTATATGATGATAAATATGAGGAAACTTTTTCCAAACGAACATTAGGGTTAGTGGAGGCAGAACTTATAGATGCAGAAGGAGTACCACAAACAGAAAATCCCTTGTTCAAAAAAAACTTCTATTTCGCCTTTGGTGAGGTCTCGGTCGATTGATACATACAAAATACTCTATCCCACGCAGAATCATATTTTTCAAAAGAAGAGAAAAGGTATATATATCAAGAACCCAAACCAATAGAAGAGTTACAAGAAATGCTTTGAGAAGAAGTTATCACAAGAAGCCTTGATCTTATGACAAATAACGAAAAACAAAGGCAAGAAATTAAATCACATTTTGAAAAATATTTAACAATTGAGATGGACAAAACCTATGACCCTTTTGACTGAAAAGGTAATGAAAACAGAGATTGATTTCAAGTGTTAGAAAATCATTTGGTATATTCATTTAACAAAAAAACTTTTGAAGTGCGATGAGATTTATACGTTAAAACTAATCAAAAAGAATTGAATAATTCAAAAAAATAA
- a CDS encoding Cof-type HAD-IIB family hydrolase, giving the protein MRKDIIIFSDLDSTALQDNHLFSEETKDVVVELYKKGIYFCPVTARSAKDILKQGEILSLDQHGGIIAGANGAKIYDYKTKKWIFESFIDRNVIETVFKETYGKIGKIKVHYFADDSVYVYGEGENSKYWSELMKMDYNIIKSVEEIDKPITHLTIILEKDSTDQKAEEFYNSYVKMIPGVDIKKYTARIFEVINKGVNKGLAVKKICEYLGFEKQNSKSYAFGDSFNDFEMFNKVDVGVAMQNAIPQLIDIADDITLNNNENGVSHYIKTKILDK; this is encoded by the coding sequence ATGAGAAAAGACATTATTATTTTTAGTGATCTTGATTCAACAGCGCTACAGGATAATCATTTGTTTTCTGAAGAGACAAAAGATGTCGTTGTTGAATTATACAAAAAAGGAATTTACTTTTGCCCAGTGACTGCTAGAAGTGCTAAGGATATTTTAAAACAAGGTGAAATACTAAGCTTAGACCAACACGGAGGCATAATCGCTGGAGCCAATGGTGCTAAAATTTATGACTATAAAACTAAGAAATGAATTTTTGAAAGTTTTATTGATCGAAACGTAATTGAAACTGTTTTCAAGGAAACTTACGGAAAAATCGGAAAAATTAAGGTTCATTATTTTGCTGATGATTCTGTTTACGTTTATGGTGAAGGGGAAAATTCTAAATATTGAAGTGAATTGATGAAAATGGATTATAATATAATTAAATCAGTTGAAGAAATTGACAAGCCCATCACCCATCTAACTATTATTCTAGAAAAAGATTCAACTGACCAGAAAGCTGAGGAATTTTATAATAGTTACGTTAAAATGATTCCGGGTGTAGACATTAAAAAATATACAGCAAGAATTTTTGAAGTAATTAACAAGGGTGTTAACAAGGGCTTAGCAGTTAAAAAAATTTGTGAGTATCTAGGATTTGAAAAACAGAATTCAAAATCTTATGCCTTTGGGGATAGTTTTAATGATTTTGAAATGTTTAATAAAGTTGATGTTGGTGTGGCGATGCAAAATGCGATCCCCCAACTAATAGATATTGCAGATGATATTACATTAAATAACAACGAAAATGGGGTTTCCCATTATATAAAAACAAAAATACTTGATAAATAA
- a CDS encoding Cof-type HAD-IIB family hydrolase, which translates to MIKMIVVDIDGTLAYKKSKVSKENIEAIKKAKEQGISVVIATGRNINKIQKVAEQINSHVDKSPVVSLNGGMIHQWDENGNAEILFKKPFKPDESEEIFKIASENNVILFAYTEDDHLAYVNKKKSMFLFVLKRISKRKTKLFDKVKEPLQIMKFICFGKNDHINKFREEMTKRKFESYAWSYVSKGTTNLEVNPNSVDKSTALKLIAKQMNIKPSEIVYFGDGENDLKSIQWAGLGVAMENAPEAIKSEANEVALHHKKHGVAVKINEILENVK; encoded by the coding sequence ATGATAAAAATGATTGTCGTTGATATTGATGGAACCCTTGCTTATAAAAAAAGTAAAGTTTCAAAGGAAAATATAGAAGCTATTAAGAAAGCTAAGGAACAAGGGATTAGTGTTGTAATTGCCACAGGGAGAAATATTAACAAAATTCAAAAAGTAGCGGAACAAATCAACTCACACGTTGACAAAAGTCCTGTTGTTTCTTTGAATGGGGGAATGATTCACCAATGAGATGAAAATGGAAATGCTGAAATCTTATTCAAAAAACCCTTTAAGCCAGATGAAAGTGAAGAAATTTTTAAAATAGCTAGCGAAAACAACGTTATTCTTTTTGCTTATACTGAAGATGACCACTTAGCTTATGTTAATAAGAAAAAAAGTATGTTCTTATTTGTTCTAAAAAGAATAAGTAAGAGAAAAACCAAACTATTTGATAAAGTTAAAGAACCATTACAGATAATGAAGTTTATCTGCTTTGGTAAAAATGACCACATAAATAAATTTAGAGAAGAAATGACTAAAAGAAAATTTGAATCTTATGCTTGAAGTTATGTTTCAAAAGGTACTACTAATTTAGAGGTTAATCCTAATTCCGTGGATAAATCAACTGCTCTAAAATTAATAGCTAAGCAAATGAATATTAAGCCTTCAGAAATTGTTTATTTTGGAGATGGAGAAAATGATTTAAAATCTATACAGTGAGCCGGTCTTGGGGTTGCGATGGAAAATGCACCTGAGGCGATTAAGTCTGAGGCGAACGAAGTTGCTCTACACCATAAAAAACATGGAGTGGCAGTTAAAATCAATGAAATCCTAGAAAATGTTAAATAG
- a CDS encoding methylated-DNA--[protein]-cysteine S-methyltransferase: MLKISLKWAQFQLDEVNYLIALNNNKIVYLNMGANAFDDFSSFLKVNNFEANEDQSLEAFGINKINDYFNHFNLISLDDLELYGTPFQIKVWKTLFSVSRNKLLTYQELAFLVNQPLANRAVGTALKNNPILIFIPCHLVISKSGMINYKAGPELKVFVQSKEKLTF; this comes from the coding sequence ATGCTAAAGATTAGTTTAAAATGAGCGCAATTTCAATTAGATGAAGTTAATTACTTGATCGCTTTGAACAATAATAAGATTGTTTACCTAAATATGGGGGCTAATGCTTTTGATGATTTCAGTAGTTTCTTGAAAGTAAATAATTTTGAAGCTAATGAAGATCAAAGCTTGGAAGCTTTTGGTATCAATAAAATTAATGATTATTTTAATCATTTCAACTTGATAAGTTTAGATGATCTTGAACTTTATGGTACACCATTTCAAATAAAGGTTTGAAAAACTCTTTTTTCAGTCTCGAGGAACAAATTGCTGACTTATCAGGAATTAGCTTTTTTAGTAAATCAGCCATTGGCTAATCGAGCAGTTGGAACGGCCTTAAAAAATAACCCGATTTTGATTTTTATTCCATGTCATTTGGTTATAAGTAAATCAGGAATGATTAATTACAAAGCTGGACCAGAGTTGAAAGTCTTCGTACAATCAAAGGAAAAACTTACTTTTTAG
- a CDS encoding dual specificity protein phosphatase, protein MKKITDNLYLGDRHSAPVESDIIISCAQEMYQDIIKDDKNYSNQGAGKHYFNFEDYPDVKGLDPHLVFLAVNLIENNVSDKQIYVHCIWGINRSASIVFIYLVRNNLLPQSDFKTAQKAFQKIYPPFSPNPGWQIFLINNFPFDKLC, encoded by the coding sequence ATGAAAAAAATAACAGATAATTTATATTTAGGTGATCGTCACTCAGCGCCAGTGGAAAGTGATATTATTATTTCTTGTGCTCAAGAAATGTACCAAGATATAATAAAAGATGATAAAAATTATTCAAACCAAGGTGCAGGTAAACACTATTTTAATTTCGAGGACTATCCTGATGTAAAAGGTTTAGACCCACATCTAGTTTTTTTGGCAGTTAATTTAATTGAAAACAATGTTTCAGATAAACAAATTTATGTTCATTGCATTTGAGGTATTAATCGCAGCGCTTCAATAGTTTTCATTTATTTGGTTAGAAATAACTTACTGCCACAATCAGATTTCAAAACCGCACAAAAAGCATTTCAGAAGATTTACCCACCATTTAGTCCAAATCCAGGTTGACAAATATTTTTGATAAATAATTTTCCTTTTGATAAACTATGCTAA
- a CDS encoding alanine--tRNA ligase-related protein yields the protein MNELLNKIDLTNLEKTKFLGYEQLNSQSKVIGLFDEKGSKVKKLSGHGYVIFDQTPFYAISGGQDSDQGEMVFKKNRFNIMDVRKDIVLGYFIHEVNLNNQSIEVEDIVDLEVNKEFRYNSSLNHSALHITWQTILNHVGYYVEELGSKLNNDRYQLQFCNDDKITPQLVLEVVNEINQKIIPENVKSKIFFVTQEEAHEKNYLFEFTKINPGEMVRMVEFPKIVIEPCSGTHANNTKELKQVWFMNYSKNNKAVIIDMTTNKLVADNYFENKLTNRFAEILNQIKKAVDLGMNHNFKDQIDACQKLTSQWNYLAVRELNEIGLQITALINKYLKNLEQESIKNFLSQEFKPKIIKDKFHYYQTADENYTNKLLISKASILANENPNNVIVFANQVQASSNVVLVCNQKADFNIKNWYEKNLADQSSFKGGGGPLIIQLFSSIKEDFDKIIPALEKD from the coding sequence ATGAATGAATTATTAAATAAAATAGATTTAACAAACTTGGAGAAAACAAAATTTTTGGGCTATGAGCAATTAAATTCTCAATCCAAAGTAATCGGACTCTTTGATGAAAAAGGTTCAAAAGTAAAAAAATTATCTGGTCATGGTTATGTAATTTTTGACCAAACCCCTTTTTATGCGATTTCAGGTGGACAAGATAGCGATCAAGGAGAAATGGTTTTCAAGAAAAACCGCTTTAATATAATGGATGTGCGCAAAGATATCGTTTTAGGATATTTTATCCATGAAGTAAATTTAAATAATCAAAGTATTGAGGTAGAGGATATCGTTGATTTAGAAGTTAACAAGGAATTTCGTTATAACTCATCTTTGAATCATTCAGCACTTCACATTACGTGACAGACCATCTTAAATCATGTTGGTTATTATGTTGAGGAATTAGGAAGCAAGTTAAATAACGACCGCTACCAATTACAATTTTGCAATGATGATAAAATAACTCCACAATTAGTTTTAGAAGTTGTTAATGAAATTAATCAAAAAATTATTCCCGAAAATGTGAAATCAAAAATCTTTTTTGTAACTCAAGAAGAAGCACATGAAAAAAATTACTTATTTGAATTCACCAAGATTAATCCTGGGGAAATGGTTAGAATGGTTGAATTTCCCAAAATTGTAATCGAACCTTGTAGTGGTACACACGCTAATAACACCAAAGAATTAAAACAAGTATGGTTTATGAATTACTCAAAAAATAACAAGGCTGTGATTATCGATATGACCACAAATAAATTAGTGGCTGATAATTATTTTGAAAATAAACTTACTAATCGCTTTGCTGAGATTTTAAATCAAATAAAAAAAGCTGTTGATTTAGGAATGAATCACAATTTTAAAGATCAAATTGATGCTTGTCAAAAATTAACTAGTCAATGAAATTATCTAGCTGTTAGAGAGTTAAATGAAATCGGTTTACAAATCACCGCCTTAATTAACAAGTATCTAAAAAATCTTGAACAAGAAAGTATCAAAAACTTTTTAAGTCAAGAATTTAAACCAAAAATAATTAAAGACAAATTTCACTACTATCAAACTGCTGATGAAAATTATACTAATAAATTATTAATTTCAAAGGCTTCAATACTAGCAAACGAAAATCCAAATAATGTTATTGTATTTGCCAATCAAGTTCAAGCAAGTAGCAATGTTGTTTTGGTTTGTAACCAAAAAGCTGATTTTAATATTAAAAATTGATATGAAAAAAATCTAGCAGATCAAAGCTCTTTTAAAGGAGGCGGAGGTCCTTTAATTATTCAACTGTTTTCTTCAATAAAAGAAGATTTTGATAAAATAATCCCAGCTTTAGAAAAGGATTAA
- a CDS encoding GIY-YIG nuclease family protein — translation MNIEKVIENLRIDYNQINDDQRYSLFNSYTRYRILRQAKLSNNEATNKYAQEFQNRLIEKIESNLKSVSFKEIKDSKKSVDLGAGVYLIYLKDKKNNVVLTYVGESKQIWTRWKSHLREIDPKTSQKRKRLYNKLKKLYKEQNLDYRKVRFVKIADEPDQNNRLISEAYFIYNFKSPVINANNKNLNSRAVCINGHGRMSSCLSYQILEFEVIPVVQFRCKNKECRVKFEIF, via the coding sequence ATGAATATTGAAAAAGTAATAGAAAATTTAAGAATCGATTACAATCAAATTAATGATGATCAAAGGTATTCGCTTTTTAATTCGTACACAAGGTATAGAATTTTAAGGCAAGCTAAATTGAGTAATAATGAAGCTACCAACAAGTATGCTCAAGAATTTCAAAATAGATTGATTGAAAAAATTGAAAGTAATTTGAAGTCGGTTTCTTTTAAAGAAATTAAAGATAGCAAAAAATCAGTTGATTTGGGAGCTGGTGTCTACCTTATTTATTTAAAAGATAAGAAAAATAATGTTGTCTTAACTTATGTTGGAGAATCTAAACAAATTTGAACTCGTTGAAAAAGCCATCTTCGTGAAATTGATCCAAAAACTTCGCAAAAACGCAAACGACTTTACAATAAATTAAAAAAACTTTACAAGGAACAAAATTTAGATTATCGTAAAGTCCGCTTTGTTAAAATAGCTGACGAACCCGATCAAAATAACAGACTTATTTCAGAGGCTTACTTTATATATAACTTTAAGTCACCAGTAATCAATGCGAACAACAAAAATTTAAATAGTCGAGCTGTTTGTATTAATGGTCACGGCCGTATGTCTAGTTGCTTGAGTTATCAAATATTAGAATTTGAAGTAATCCCGGTGGTGCAATTTAGATGCAAAAATAAGGAATGTCGAGTTAAATTTGAGATATTCTAG